A section of the Rattus norvegicus strain BN/NHsdMcwi chromosome 15, GRCr8, whole genome shotgun sequence genome encodes:
- the LOC134482226 gene encoding granzyme C-like produces MPPVLILLTLFLPHGARAEEIIGGNEVSPHSDPYMAYFEFLNDNEKKTFCGGFLVRENFVLTAAHCRGRSMTVTLGAHNTKAKEKTQQIIPVANTTPHPAYNPDKCSNDIMLLKLVRNAKRTSAVRPLNLPRHNAHVKPEDGCYMAGWGKITPQGEFPNTLREVELTVQKDRVCESQFQRSYIKASEICVGDSKTKGTSFEEDSGGPLVHKKAAAGIVSYGKTDGSAPQVFTRVLSFLSWIKKTMKNS; encoded by the exons ATGCCACCAGTCCTGATACTCCTTACCCTATTTCTGCCTCATGGAGCCAGAGCAG AGGAGATCATCGGAGGCAATGAGGTCAGTCCACATTCCGACCCCTACATGGCATATTTTGAGTTTCTCAATGATAATGAGAAGAAGACATTCTGTGGAGGCTTCCTGGTGAGAGAAAACTTCGTGCTGACGGCTGCTCACTGCAGAGGAAG ATCAATGACAGTCACACTGGGGGCCCACAACACCAAGGCTAAAGAGAAGACACAGCAGATTATCCCTGTGGCAAACACCACTCCCCACCCTGCCTATAATCCTGATAAATGTTCCAATGACATCATGCTATTAAAG CTGGTGAGAAATGCCAAGAGGACTAGCGCTGTGAGGCCTCTCAACCTGCCCAGGCACAATGCCCATGTGAAGCCAGAGGATGGGTGCTACATGGCTGGTTGGGGAAAGATAACCCCACAGGGGGAATTCCCAAACACACTGCGGGAGGTTGAGCTGACAGTACAGAAGGATCGGGTCTGTGAGTCCCAGTTCCAACGTTCTTACATCAAAGCGAGTGAGATATGTGTGGGAGACTCAAAGACCAAGGGAACTTCCTTTGAG GAAGATTCTGGAGGGCCTCTTGTGCATAAAAAGGCAGCTGCAGGCATCGTCTCCTATGGGAAAACTGACGGATCAGCTCCACAGGTCTTCACGAGAGTTTTAAGCTTTTTATcctggataaagaaaactatgaaaaACAGCTAA